The Deltaproteobacteria bacterium genome includes a window with the following:
- a CDS encoding 4Fe-4S dicluster domain-containing protein — translation MAEKIKLFDISKCTGCRGCQLACKQWNQLEAKQTRHMGTYQNPPDLQANTYLLMRFQEMSDDKGGVKWFFRHSACMHCTDAACVKVCPSGALYYTDMKTVGVNHSKCIACKECISACPFDIPRYDDKTDRIYKCDMCESRIGNNLEPACAKACPTGALLWGDKDSLLKKAYKRVKDLGEGASVYGDKYVNGTHLVYILQEKTAVYSALPTNPSVPLSIVLWKDVLKPLSLLAAGGVLAGSFLHYIIHGPKTPDEDTATKKEGGE, via the coding sequence ATGGCTGAGAAAATTAAACTATTCGATATATCGAAATGTACCGGTTGCCGTGGTTGCCAGCTGGCCTGCAAGCAGTGGAATCAGTTGGAGGCGAAGCAGACGAGGCACATGGGAACCTATCAGAATCCACCTGATCTCCAGGCGAATACCTACTTGCTGATGAGATTCCAGGAGATGTCGGACGACAAGGGCGGCGTGAAGTGGTTTTTCCGGCATAGCGCCTGTATGCACTGCACGGATGCAGCCTGCGTCAAGGTATGCCCGTCGGGAGCTCTTTACTATACAGACATGAAAACTGTCGGTGTAAACCATAGTAAGTGCATAGCCTGTAAGGAATGTATATCAGCCTGTCCCTTTGATATTCCCAGATACGACGATAAAACAGATAGAATCTATAAGTGCGACATGTGCGAGAGCAGGATCGGCAATAATCTGGAACCTGCCTGCGCGAAGGCTTGTCCCACGGGAGCGCTTCTCTGGGGAGATAAGGATAGTCTCCTGAAGAAGGCCTATAAGAGGGTAAAAGATCTGGGAGAAGGCGCCTCTGTGTATGGTGATAAGTACGTAAACGGCACGCATCTGGTGTATATCCTCCAGGAGAAGACGGCCGTATACTCTGCTCTTCCGACTAATCCCTCCGTGCCGCTCTCCATCGTGTTGTGGAAAGATGTACTGAAACCGCTCAGCCTCCTTGCGGCAGGCGGCGTTCTTGCGGGGTCATTCCTGCATTATATTATCCATGGGCCTAAAACCCCCGATGAAGATACTGCAACGAAGAAGGAAGGGGGTGAATAA